One window of the Rosa rugosa chromosome 3, drRosRugo1.1, whole genome shotgun sequence genome contains the following:
- the LOC133735684 gene encoding uncharacterized protein LOC133735684 produces the protein MIFGIFKSRFTIFKITPPFPFETQAELVLACAGLHNFLRKECRSDEFPVEPEDDQSSSYLDMEDENLELLSQSQQQQRAEANAWRISIADAMWNDRPRNDDINGNQEDNNEDQDNDNENNEEHINDENQEVYDDNEVGMEEYASF, from the coding sequence ATGATATTTGGTATCTTTAAATCACGGTTCACAATTTTCAAAATCACACCTCCCTTCCCATTTGAGACACAAGCGGAGTTAGTGTTAGCTTGTGCTGGACTACATAACTTTCTTCGCAAAGAATGTCGCTCCGATGAATTTCCCGTTGAACCAGAAGATGATCAGTCTTCATCATATCTAGACATGGAAGATGAAAATCTTGAACTACTTTCTCAAAGCCAACAACAACAAAGAGCGGAAGCTAATGCTTGGAGAATTAGCATTGCTGATGCTATGTGGAATGATAGGCCGCGGAATGATGATATTAATGGAAATCAAGAGGATAACAATGAGGATCAAGACAATGACAATGAGAATAATGAGGAACACATAAATGATGAGAATCAGGAGGTTTACGATGATAATGAGGTTGGAATGGAGGAGTATGCATCATTCTAA
- the LOC133740835 gene encoding L-ascorbate peroxidase 3-like, whose product MANTHIQSEPATSASISLHLSAIVTEELKSKHIRIYADLYQLAGVVAVEVTGEYAGHLEPSPLILLLAGRCTHLRDIFYQMGLSDKDIVALSRALEPLKFDNSYFIELLKGESEGLLKLSSDTALLDDAEFHKYVELYAKDEEAFFRDYAESHKKLSELGFTTSSSKIVARGSTILAQGAVGVAICAAVVILGYFYEVRKRM is encoded by the exons ATGGCAAACACCCACATCCAATCAGAGCCCGCCACATCAGCCTCCATCTCTCTGCATCTCTCTGCTATAGTAACGG AGGAACTGAAGTCTAAGCATATAAGGATTTATGCAGACTTATACCAG cTTGCTGGTGTTGTTGCTGTTGAGGTCACTGGAGAATATGCTGGTCACTTGGAGCCCTCACCATTGATTTTACTCCTGGCAGGAAG GTGCACACATCTGAGGGACATCTTCTATCAAATGGGGTTATCTGACAAGGATATTGTTGCACTCTCTCGGGCGCTG GAACCCCTGAAGTTTGATAACTCATACTTCAT AGAATTGCTGAAAGGGGAATCAGAGGGATTGCTGAAACTCTCTTCAGATACAGCTCTGTTAGATGATGCTGAGTTCCATAAATATGTTGAGCTATATGCAAAG GATGAGGAGGCATTTTTCAGAGATTATGCTGAATCACATAAGAAACTCTCTGAGCTTGGGTTTACTACAAGTTCCTCCAAGATTGTTGCAAGGGGTAGCACCATACTGGCACAAGGTGCAGTTGGAGTTGCAATTTGTGCTGCTGTTGTGATCCTGGGCTACTTCTATGAAGTTCGCAAAAGAATGTAG
- the LOC133740748 gene encoding synaptotagmin-1-like isoform X1, whose protein sequence is MGFFSTIFGLFGFGLGISIGLVAGYFLFIYVQSSDVENPEIRPLVEQDSETLERMLPEIPLWVKNPDYDRVDWLNKFLEYMWPYLDKAICKTAKDIAKPIIAEEIPKYKIESVEFEKLTLGSLPPTFQGMKVYVTDEKELIMEPSIKWAANPNVLLAVKAYGMTATVQAVDVQVFAAPRITLKPLVPSFPCFAQINVSLMDRPYVDFGLKLIGVDLMSIPGLYRFVQELIKDQVANMYLWPKTLEVPIMDPAKAFNRPVGLLHVKVLRAMKLRKKDLLGASDPYVKLKLTESNMPSKKTTVKHKNLNPEWNEEFNMVVKDPQSQALEFLVYDWDKVGKHEKMGINVIPLKDLPRHEPKVLTLDLLKTMDLNDPQNEKNRGQLELELTYKPFKEEDMQKGYEETQTLEKAPEGTPPGGGLLVVIVHEGQDLEGKHHCNPSVRLILRGEERRTKHLKKSRDPRWEEEFKFVLEEPPTNDKLHVEVVSTSSKLGLLHGKESLGYVQISLSDVISNRRINQKYHLIDSKNGQVQLELQWRTAE, encoded by the exons ATGGGATTCTTCAGCACCATTTTTGGCCTCTTTGGATTCGGACTAGGGATTTCGATTGGTCTCGTCGCTGGCTATTTCCTTTTCATCTATGTCCAATCCTCAGATGTTGAG AACCCTGAAATTCGGCCGTTGGTTGAGCAAGACTCCGAAACTTTGGAGCGGATGCTTCCTGAGATACCTCTTTGGGTGAAGAATCCAGACTATGATCGC GTTGATTGGCTAAACAAATTTCTTGAGTATATGTGGCCTTATCTTGATAAG GCGATCTGCAAAACTGCTAAAGATATTGCAAAGCCCATTATTGCCGAGGAAATACCGAAGTACAAGATTGAGTCTGTTGAATTTGAGAAGCTGACTTTAGGTTCCTTACCACCAACTTTTCAAG GTATGAAGGTTTATGTAACTGATGAGAAGGAGCTGATTATGGAACCCTCAATTAAATGGGCTGCAAATCCTAATGTCCTTCTTGCTGTTAAAGCATATGGAATGACAGCAACTGTTCAG GCGGTTGATGTGCAAGTTTTTGCTGCACCACGTATTACTTTGAAGCCCTTGGTTCCAAGCTTTCCTTGTTTTGCCCAAATCAATGTGTCTCTCATGGACAGG CCTTATGTTGACTTTGGATTAAAGCTTATAGGCGTTGATCTTATGTCAATACCTGGCCTTTACAGATTTGTCCAG GAGCTTATCAAAGACCAGGTTGCTAACATGTATCTCTGGCCAAAAACTCTTGAAGTACCGATAATGGACCCAGCAAA AGCCTTTAACAGGCCTGTAGGACTTCTCCATGTGAAGGTTCTGAGGGCAATGAAGTTAAGAAAGAAAGATCTTCTTGGTGCTTCAGACCCTTATGTAAAACTAAAGCTCACAGAGAGCAATATGCCATCAAAGAAGACCACTGTTAAGCACAAGAACCTGAACCCTGAATGGAATGAGGAATTTAATATGGTTGTCAAAGACCCACAATCTCAGGCTTTAGAATTTTTAGTTTATGACTGGGATAAG GTGGGAAAACATGAGAAAATGGGTATCAATGTAATACCTTTGAAAGACCTCCCCCGTCATGAGCCAAAAGTTTTGACTCTGGACCTCCTTAAAACTATGGACTTAAATGATCCTCAGAATGAGAAGAACCGTGGGCAGCTTGAGTTGGAATTGACTTATAAACCCTTTAAAGAGGAGGACATGCAAAAAGGGTATGAAGAAACACAGACATTAGAGAAGGCTCCTGAAGGAACGCCACCTGGTGGAGGTTTGCTTGTTGTCATAGTTCATGAAGGTCAAGATCTTGAAGGAAAGCACCATTGTAATCCATCTGTGCGACTTATTCTCAGAGGGGAGGAAAGAAGGACCAAG CACCTAAAGAAGAGTAGAGATCCAAGATGGGAAGAAGAGTTTAAATTTGTGCTTGAAGAACCTCCCACTAACGACAAACTACATGTAGAGGTTGTCAGTACCTCATCAAAATTGGGCCTGCTGCATGGAAAG GAATCTCTGGGCTATGTCCAAATCAGTCTTTCTGATGTCATTTCCAACAGACGAATTAACCAGAAGTACCATCTCATAGACTCAAAGAATGGACAGGTCCAGCTAGAGCTGCAATGGAGAACTGCTGAATGA
- the LOC133740748 gene encoding synaptotagmin-1-like isoform X2, which yields MRELIKDQVANMYLWPKTLEVPIMDPAKAFNRPVGLLHVKVLRAMKLRKKDLLGASDPYVKLKLTESNMPSKKTTVKHKNLNPEWNEEFNMVVKDPQSQALEFLVYDWDKVGKHEKMGINVIPLKDLPRHEPKVLTLDLLKTMDLNDPQNEKNRGQLELELTYKPFKEEDMQKGYEETQTLEKAPEGTPPGGGLLVVIVHEGQDLEGKHHCNPSVRLILRGEERRTKHLKKSRDPRWEEEFKFVLEEPPTNDKLHVEVVSTSSKLGLLHGKESLGYVQISLSDVISNRRINQKYHLIDSKNGQVQLELQWRTAE from the exons ATGAGA GAGCTTATCAAAGACCAGGTTGCTAACATGTATCTCTGGCCAAAAACTCTTGAAGTACCGATAATGGACCCAGCAAA AGCCTTTAACAGGCCTGTAGGACTTCTCCATGTGAAGGTTCTGAGGGCAATGAAGTTAAGAAAGAAAGATCTTCTTGGTGCTTCAGACCCTTATGTAAAACTAAAGCTCACAGAGAGCAATATGCCATCAAAGAAGACCACTGTTAAGCACAAGAACCTGAACCCTGAATGGAATGAGGAATTTAATATGGTTGTCAAAGACCCACAATCTCAGGCTTTAGAATTTTTAGTTTATGACTGGGATAAG GTGGGAAAACATGAGAAAATGGGTATCAATGTAATACCTTTGAAAGACCTCCCCCGTCATGAGCCAAAAGTTTTGACTCTGGACCTCCTTAAAACTATGGACTTAAATGATCCTCAGAATGAGAAGAACCGTGGGCAGCTTGAGTTGGAATTGACTTATAAACCCTTTAAAGAGGAGGACATGCAAAAAGGGTATGAAGAAACACAGACATTAGAGAAGGCTCCTGAAGGAACGCCACCTGGTGGAGGTTTGCTTGTTGTCATAGTTCATGAAGGTCAAGATCTTGAAGGAAAGCACCATTGTAATCCATCTGTGCGACTTATTCTCAGAGGGGAGGAAAGAAGGACCAAG CACCTAAAGAAGAGTAGAGATCCAAGATGGGAAGAAGAGTTTAAATTTGTGCTTGAAGAACCTCCCACTAACGACAAACTACATGTAGAGGTTGTCAGTACCTCATCAAAATTGGGCCTGCTGCATGGAAAG GAATCTCTGGGCTATGTCCAAATCAGTCTTTCTGATGTCATTTCCAACAGACGAATTAACCAGAAGTACCATCTCATAGACTCAAAGAATGGACAGGTCCAGCTAGAGCTGCAATGGAGAACTGCTGAATGA
- the LOC133735298 gene encoding L-ascorbate peroxidase 3-like: MASPVVDKDYLKEIDKARRDLRALISSRNCAPIMLRLAWHDAGTYDAKTKTGGPNGSIRNEEEYTHGSNSGLKKAVDFCEEVKSKHPRITYADLYQLAGVVAVEVTGGPTIDFTPGRKDSKISPKEGRLPDAKRGAPHLRDIFYRMGLSDKDIVALSGAHTLGRAHPERSGFDGPWTQEPLKFDNSYFVELLKGESEGLLKLPSDTALLDDAEFRKYVELYAKDEEAFFRDYAESHKKLSELGFTTSSSKIIAKDSTIIAQGAVGVAVCAAVVILGYLYEARKRM, from the exons ATGGCGTCGCCGGTCGTCGACAAAGATTACCTCAAAGAAATCGATAAGGCTCGCCGTGATCTCCGTGCTCTCATTTCCAGTAGAAACTGCGCTCCGATCATGCTCCGACTAGC GTGGCACGATGCTGGTACTTACGATGCGAAGACGAAGACCGGTGGGCCTAACGGTTCCATTAGGAATGAAGAAGAGTATACTCATGGCTCTAATAGTGGATTGAAGAAAGCTGTTGATTTTTGCG AGGAAGTGAAGTCTAAGCATCCAAGGATTACTTATGCAGACCTGTACCAG cTTGCTGGTGTTGTTGCTGTTGAGGTCACTGGAGGCCCCACCATTGATTTCACTCCTGGCAGGAAG GATTCAAAAATTTCTCCCAAAGAAGGAAGACTTCCAGATGCGAAAAGAG GTGCACCACATCTGAGGGACATCTTCTATCGAATGGGGTTATCGGACAAGGATATTGTTGCACTCTCTGGGGCTCATACGCTG GGAAGGGCACATCCAGAGAGATCTGGTTTTGATGGTCCTTGGACTCAGGAACCCCTGAAGTTTGATAACTCATACTTCGT AGAATTGCTGAAAGGGGAATCAGAGGGATTGCTGAAACTCCCATCAGATACAGCTCTGTTAGATGATGCTGAGTTCCGTAAATATGTTGAGCTATATGCAAAG GATGAGGAGGCATTTTTCAGAGATTATGCTGAATCACATAAGAAACTCTCTGAGCTTGGGTTTACTACAAGTTCCTCCAAGATTATTGCAAAGGATAGCACCATAATAGCACAAGGCGCAGTTGGAGTTGCAGTTTGTGCTGCTGTCGTGATCCTGGGCTACTTATATGAAGCTCGCAAAAGAATGTAG
- the LOC133735299 gene encoding myb-related protein 308-like codes for MGRSPCCEKAHTNKGAWTKEEDDRLIAYIRAHGEGCWRSLPKAAGLLRCGKSCRLRWINYLRPDLKRGNFTEEEDELIIKLHSLLGNKWSLIAGRLPGRTDNEIKNYWNTHIRRKLLTRGIDPATHRPLNETPQDSATTTTISFAASSAIKEEDQKISTSIGIVGSKDSKNPVQEKCPDLNLELRISPPSQAKPAESLKSGGRGVCFSCSLGLKDSKSCSSCGIDNIGATSAGTSNIAYDFLGLKNGVLDYRSLEMK; via the exons ATGGGGAGATCTCCTTGCTGTGAAAAGGCTCACACGAACAAAGGAGCTTGgaccaaagaagaagatgatcgCCTCATTGCTTATATCCGAGCTCACGGCGAAGGCTGCTGGCGCTCTCTGCCTAAAGCAGCCGGCCTTCTTCGCTGCGGCAAGAGCTGTAGGCTGCGGTGGATCAACTACCTCAGACCGGACCTCAAGCGCGGAAATttcactgaagaagaagatgagctCATCATCAAGCTCCATAGCCTCCTCGGGAACAA ATGGTCTTTGATTGCTGGGAGACTACCGGGAAGAACAGACAATGAGATAAAGAACTACTGGAATACCCATATAAGAAGGAAGCTTTTGACAAGAGGTATTGACCCTGCAACTCACAGACCACTCAATGAAACACCTCAGGACTCTGCCACAACCACCACTATCTCTTTTGCTGCTTCTTCTGCTATTAAAGAAGAAGATCAGAAAATCAGCACCAGTATTGGGATTGTGGGCAGCAAAGACTCAAAAAACCCAGTTCAAGAGAAGTGTCCAGATTTGAATCTCGAGCTTAGAATTAGTCCTCCTAGCCAGGCCAAACCAGCTGAGTCTTTGAAGAGTGGGGGAAGAGGTGTCTGCTTTTCTTGCAGTTTGGGGTTAAAGGACTCAAAGAGTTGCAGTAGCTGTGGGATTGATAATATTGGTGCCACAAGTGCCGGCACTAGTAATATTGCTTATGATTTCTTGGGATTGAAAAATGGGGTGTTGGATTACAGAAGCTTGGAGATGAAATAA